In the genome of Streptomyces sp. NBC_00190, one region contains:
- a CDS encoding DUF397 domain-containing protein translates to MIDNPELDWFKSSYSSGSEGDSCVEVATTPATVHVRDSKDTRLPHLAFTPRAWTGFITHA, encoded by the coding sequence ATGATCGATAATCCCGAGCTCGACTGGTTCAAGAGCAGCTACAGCAGCGGCAGCGAAGGCGACTCCTGCGTCGAGGTGGCCACCACCCCCGCCACGGTCCACGTCCGCGACTCCAAGGACACCCGCCTCCCCCACCTCGCCTTCACCCCCCGCGCCTGGACGGGATTCATCACCCACGCCTGA
- a CDS encoding helix-turn-helix domain-containing protein encodes MSVDSDGTEDAGWDVDPEDEQGVAVLAALGRQLKAWREQAGMRAADFGTAVGYGEDLVRKVEAGKRIPRPEYLDKADEVLRAGGKIVAMKADMEQVRYPKKVRDLAKMERRAAEISVYSTHVVHGLLQTADHARALFEMRQPAYSQDEVERYTAARVARQSVFGRTPAPAISFVHEASALRRPIGGTMVWRHQLERLLEVGQMRNVSLQVMPTSREAHAGMDGGIEILKFEDGTAVGRSEGAFNGRPVSDPKRLRILELRYGIIRAEALTPRESRDFIKELLGET; translated from the coding sequence ATGAGCGTGGACAGTGACGGTACGGAAGACGCCGGCTGGGACGTCGACCCTGAGGACGAACAGGGAGTGGCGGTACTGGCCGCGCTGGGCCGCCAGCTCAAGGCATGGCGGGAGCAGGCGGGCATGCGGGCCGCCGACTTCGGAACGGCGGTCGGGTACGGGGAGGACCTGGTCCGCAAGGTCGAGGCGGGCAAGCGGATCCCCCGCCCCGAGTACCTGGACAAGGCGGACGAGGTGCTGCGGGCGGGCGGGAAGATCGTCGCGATGAAGGCGGACATGGAGCAGGTCCGCTACCCGAAGAAGGTGCGGGACCTGGCGAAGATGGAACGTCGCGCTGCTGAGATCAGCGTCTACAGCACGCACGTCGTTCATGGGCTGCTGCAGACGGCGGACCATGCGCGGGCCCTGTTCGAGATGCGGCAGCCCGCGTACTCACAGGACGAGGTGGAGCGGTACACGGCCGCACGCGTGGCCCGACAGTCCGTCTTCGGCCGGACACCCGCACCGGCCATCAGCTTCGTACACGAAGCATCGGCACTGCGCCGTCCCATCGGGGGCACAATGGTGTGGCGCCATCAGCTCGAACGGCTTTTGGAGGTGGGGCAGATGAGGAACGTGTCCCTGCAGGTCATGCCGACCAGCCGCGAGGCCCACGCCGGCATGGACGGCGGTATCGAGATCCTGAAGTTCGAGGACGGCACCGCCGTGGGGCGTTCCGAGGGGGCGTTCAACGGGCGCCCGGTCTCCGACCCGAAGCGACTCCGAATCCTTGAGTTGCGCTATGGCATCATCCGGGCTGAGGCGCTCACGCCGCGGGAGTCGCGGGACTTCATCAAGGAACTGCTGGGAGAGACATGA
- a CDS encoding ATP-binding protein — protein sequence MITQLVDFHVQLSATPRGARLGRVLAVEQLRSWGLALETPAQIIAELVTNAVTHGRVPGRDFRLTLTVTPGVLRVEVTDARGDRIPEIHEAGRGLVLVEALADRWGVERGPGPRKVVWAEIAVA from the coding sequence GTGATCACTCAACTCGTCGACTTTCACGTCCAGCTGTCCGCCACCCCGCGTGGTGCTCGACTCGGACGCGTACTCGCTGTCGAACAACTGCGCTCCTGGGGGCTGGCTTTGGAGACACCCGCACAGATCATCGCCGAGCTCGTCACGAACGCCGTGACCCATGGGCGGGTGCCCGGACGGGACTTCCGGCTGACTCTCACCGTCACCCCGGGCGTGCTGCGTGTCGAGGTGACGGACGCCAGGGGTGACCGGATCCCGGAGATCCACGAAGCGGGGCGGGGGCTGGTGCTCGTCGAAGCGCTCGCGGACCGGTGGGGCGTCGAGCGCGGGCCCGGTCCGCGCAAGGTGGTGTGGGCGGAGATCGCGGTGGCCTGA
- a CDS encoding helix-turn-helix domain-containing protein: MRHADHYTVVGNHLAQHRSLSLVAMGLALHIQSLPDGAKVGIKRLTDRFPEGEVRIASALRELEAYGYLERSRVRLATGQVVTRTVSFNHPRAGMAAPVPPLPPEPQPEPAPRPEPEPEPDPAPRPEPQPEPDAEPELKAEPEPEPRPQPEAEPEPDPAPPPPAAGPAGQDWQARQAAVDLLARLRTDDPRLLLSDTAVKQLAPGVTAWLDRGAEPDAVRHALAGDLPGDLRSAAALIAHRLKAWIPPPLPALPAAVPVRRPDPLQNCDGCDRAFRAPEPGRCRDCPPDYGGSEYQYSGPGPAGLPASAA; the protein is encoded by the coding sequence GTGCGGCACGCCGATCACTACACCGTGGTCGGCAACCACCTCGCCCAGCACCGCTCGCTGTCGCTGGTCGCGATGGGGCTCGCGCTCCACATCCAGTCGCTTCCGGACGGTGCGAAGGTCGGCATCAAGCGGCTCACCGACCGGTTCCCGGAGGGGGAGGTGCGGATCGCGTCCGCCCTGCGGGAGCTGGAGGCGTACGGGTACCTGGAGCGCAGCCGCGTACGGCTGGCCACCGGGCAGGTGGTCACGCGGACGGTGTCGTTCAACCACCCGCGCGCCGGGATGGCGGCACCCGTGCCGCCGCTGCCCCCGGAGCCGCAGCCCGAGCCTGCGCCCAGGCCCGAACCGGAACCGGAGCCCGATCCTGCGCCGCGGCCCGAGCCCCAGCCTGAGCCGGACGCGGAGCCCGAGCTGAAGGCCGAGCCGGAGCCGGAACCCCGGCCGCAGCCGGAAGCGGAGCCGGAACCGGACCCCGCACCCCCACCACCCGCCGCCGGGCCCGCCGGGCAGGACTGGCAGGCCCGGCAGGCGGCCGTCGACCTGCTCGCGCGGCTGCGCACCGACGATCCCCGGCTGTTGCTCTCCGACACGGCGGTGAAGCAGCTCGCGCCCGGCGTCACCGCCTGGCTGGACCGCGGGGCCGAACCGGACGCCGTACGCCACGCCCTGGCCGGAGACCTCCCCGGCGACCTCCGGAGCGCCGCGGCCCTCATCGCCCACCGCCTCAAGGCATGGATCCCGCCCCCGCTCCCGGCCCTCCCGGCAGCCGTGCCGGTCCGCCGCCCCGACCCGCTCCAGAACTGCGACGGCTGCGACCGCGCCTTCCGCGCCCCCGAACCGGGCCGCTGCCGTGACTGCCCACCCGACTACGGAGGATCTGAGTACCAGTACTCAGGACCCGGGCCTGCCGGGCTGCCAGCCTCGGCTGCATGA
- a CDS encoding AMP-dependent synthetase/ligase: protein MEAELRLVRTVEPVKTVVDGVVREVRVPALAPVAEHGSLGDIPFQNAREAPREAVLARKDRDGTWRDVTAAEFAAEVLAVAKGLIAEGLREGDRLAIMARTTYEWTLLDFAGWAAGLVTVPVYPTSSALQARWILHDSGAVACAVEDTAQARIISAERANLPWLTHLWEFDTGAVARLVTAGKHLPDAVVHARRAGRTPDSVATLIYTSGTTGQPKGCVITHGNFFAEVDNAVELLHPVFKSVSKDPASTLLFLPLSHVFGRMVAVGCLRARVKLGHAPSISTEDLLADLAGFRPTFLLAIPYVLEKVYNTARATAEKMGRASSFDRAARIAQRCGELVEGKAPGFVLRAARALYDPLVYRRIRAALGGRVRYVLSGGSPLGTRLAAFYTGAGIEVFEGYGLTETTGASTVTPPQRPRLGTVGWPLPGTGVRIADDGEVLLGGRHVFAGYWNSGQALPAGSWLATGDIGELDADGYLTITGRKKDLIITSGGKNVAPAPLEDWLRAHPLVGQCMVVGDNRPYVTALITLEPDGLLHWRQMHKKLGVPIYELVRDEELLADLQRAVDEANQLVSRAESIRRFAVIPGGFTEARGHMTPSMKLRRGAIARDYRDRIDELYRGPRER, encoded by the coding sequence GTGGAAGCCGAGCTGAGGCTGGTCAGAACCGTCGAGCCCGTCAAGACAGTCGTCGACGGAGTGGTCCGCGAGGTGCGCGTGCCCGCGCTGGCACCGGTCGCGGAGCACGGCTCGCTCGGGGACATCCCCTTCCAGAACGCCCGGGAGGCCCCCCGCGAGGCGGTGCTCGCGCGCAAGGACCGGGACGGGACCTGGCGGGACGTCACGGCCGCCGAGTTCGCCGCCGAGGTGCTCGCCGTGGCCAAGGGGCTCATCGCCGAGGGACTGCGCGAGGGCGACCGGCTCGCGATCATGGCCCGCACCACCTACGAGTGGACCCTGCTCGACTTCGCCGGATGGGCCGCCGGGCTGGTCACCGTACCCGTCTACCCGACCTCCTCCGCCCTCCAGGCCCGCTGGATCCTCCACGACTCCGGCGCCGTCGCCTGCGCCGTCGAGGACACCGCGCAGGCGCGGATCATCAGCGCCGAGCGGGCCAATCTGCCCTGGCTGACCCACCTGTGGGAGTTCGACACCGGCGCGGTCGCCCGCCTGGTCACGGCCGGGAAGCACCTGCCCGACGCGGTCGTGCACGCGCGCCGGGCCGGCCGTACGCCGGACTCCGTCGCGACCCTGATCTACACGTCGGGCACGACCGGGCAGCCCAAGGGATGCGTCATCACGCACGGCAACTTCTTCGCCGAGGTGGACAACGCGGTGGAGCTGCTGCACCCCGTCTTCAAGTCCGTCAGCAAGGACCCGGCCTCCACCCTCCTCTTCCTGCCGCTGTCCCACGTCTTCGGCCGGATGGTCGCCGTCGGCTGCCTGCGGGCCCGCGTGAAGCTGGGGCACGCGCCCAGCATCAGCACCGAGGACCTCCTCGCCGACCTCGCAGGCTTCCGGCCGACCTTCCTCCTCGCCATCCCGTACGTCCTGGAGAAGGTCTACAACACCGCCCGCGCCACCGCCGAGAAGATGGGCCGGGCGTCGTCCTTCGACCGGGCCGCGCGGATCGCGCAGCGCTGCGGGGAGCTGGTCGAGGGCAAGGCCCCCGGGTTCGTGCTGCGCGCCGCGCGGGCCCTGTACGACCCGCTCGTCTACCGGCGGATCCGGGCGGCGCTCGGCGGCCGCGTCCGCTACGTCCTGAGCGGCGGCTCCCCGCTGGGCACGCGGCTCGCCGCCTTCTACACCGGCGCCGGCATCGAGGTCTTCGAGGGCTACGGGCTGACGGAGACGACCGGCGCGAGCACCGTCACCCCGCCGCAGCGGCCGAGGCTGGGCACGGTCGGCTGGCCGCTGCCGGGCACGGGCGTACGCATCGCGGACGACGGCGAGGTGCTGCTCGGCGGGCGCCACGTCTTCGCCGGCTACTGGAACAGCGGGCAGGCCCTGCCGGCCGGCAGCTGGCTGGCGACGGGCGACATCGGCGAGCTCGACGCCGACGGCTACCTCACCATCACCGGCCGCAAGAAGGACCTGATCATCACCTCCGGCGGCAAGAACGTGGCCCCCGCGCCGCTGGAGGACTGGCTGCGGGCCCACCCGCTGGTCGGGCAGTGCATGGTGGTCGGCGACAACCGGCCGTACGTCACCGCCCTGATCACCCTGGAGCCGGACGGCCTGCTCCACTGGCGCCAGATGCACAAGAAACTGGGCGTGCCGATCTACGAGCTGGTGCGGGACGAGGAACTGCTCGCGGACCTCCAGCGGGCGGTCGACGAGGCCAACCAGCTGGTGTCGCGCGCCGAGTCGATCCGCCGCTTCGCCGTCATTCCGGGCGGCTTCACGGAGGCGCGCGGCCACATGACCCCCTCGATGAAACTCAGGCGGGGTGCGATCGCCCGCGACTACCGGGACCGGATCGACGAGCTGTACCGGGGGCCGCGCGAGCGGTGA
- a CDS encoding alpha/beta hydrolase: MLVLACFTAAPTPAPADDPLERFHGQRIRWGDCPEKRVPAGMRCGTVRVPLDYAAPAKGAVEIALARIPASDPDKRLGSLLLNYGGPGGPGIAGLAADPKAFADLGERYDLVAFDPRGVGHSEPVSCGGSQQVSDEAQADAAAQLAALRAVVRRCELASGPVLPHIGTVNVSRDMDVLRQVLGDRKLNYFGFSYGTRLGAVYAAQFPGNTGRMVLDGVDTLVEPLAEQALVTARGQQRALDRFLSWCAGREGCVYGSNTRSAKEKVNALVARLDKEPLVGQDGSYVTGQDAVRSIAAALYSRQTWPQLADALATAEHDRDPVGLLQLGGPTDPSEPHDAEEQRADGPGAVPGDNAEAALTAVTCADDPDRSNDKASPASIARELAELKDEFLKASTVFGPRQLMTVLACYGRPAGTDFIRKIDRPGAPRILLVGTRGDPATPYEWTEETAKRLGSAVVVDYKGDGHTGYAVSSCVREYAHRFLLDGRLPTGTRSCPAVESE; the protein is encoded by the coding sequence GTGCTGGTCCTGGCCTGCTTCACGGCCGCCCCGACGCCCGCGCCCGCCGACGACCCGCTGGAACGTTTCCACGGGCAGCGCATCCGGTGGGGGGACTGCCCCGAGAAGCGGGTGCCCGCCGGGATGCGCTGCGGGACCGTCCGGGTGCCGCTCGACTACGCCGCCCCCGCCAAGGGAGCGGTCGAGATAGCCCTGGCCCGGATACCGGCCTCGGACCCCGACAAGCGCCTCGGCTCGCTCCTGCTGAACTACGGCGGCCCCGGTGGCCCGGGCATCGCCGGGCTGGCCGCCGACCCCAAGGCCTTCGCCGACCTCGGCGAGCGCTACGACCTCGTCGCCTTCGACCCCCGCGGCGTCGGCCACAGCGAGCCCGTCTCCTGCGGCGGCTCCCAGCAGGTCTCCGACGAGGCCCAGGCCGACGCCGCCGCGCAGCTGGCCGCCCTGCGCGCCGTGGTGCGGCGCTGCGAGCTCGCCTCCGGCCCGGTCCTCCCGCACATCGGGACCGTCAACGTCTCCCGCGACATGGACGTGCTGCGCCAGGTGCTGGGCGACCGCAAGCTCAACTACTTCGGCTTCTCCTACGGGACCCGGCTCGGCGCCGTGTACGCCGCGCAGTTCCCCGGGAACACCGGCCGGATGGTCCTCGACGGCGTCGACACCCTCGTCGAACCGCTGGCGGAGCAGGCGCTCGTCACGGCGCGCGGCCAGCAGCGGGCCCTGGACCGCTTCCTGTCCTGGTGCGCCGGCCGGGAGGGCTGCGTCTACGGGAGCAACACGCGCTCCGCCAAGGAGAAGGTCAACGCGCTGGTGGCGCGGCTCGACAAGGAGCCGCTCGTCGGCCAGGACGGCTCGTACGTGACCGGACAGGACGCCGTCCGCTCCATCGCCGCCGCCCTGTACTCACGGCAGACGTGGCCCCAGCTCGCCGACGCGCTCGCGACGGCCGAGCACGACCGCGATCCGGTGGGGCTGCTCCAGCTCGGCGGGCCGACGGACCCCTCCGAACCGCACGATGCCGAGGAGCAGAGGGCCGACGGGCCCGGGGCGGTGCCCGGGGACAATGCCGAGGCCGCCCTCACTGCCGTGACCTGCGCGGACGACCCGGACCGGTCGAACGACAAGGCCAGCCCGGCCTCCATCGCGAGGGAACTGGCCGAACTGAAGGACGAGTTCCTCAAGGCCTCCACGGTCTTCGGACCGCGCCAGCTGATGACGGTGCTCGCCTGCTACGGGCGCCCCGCCGGCACCGACTTCATCCGCAAGATCGACCGCCCGGGCGCGCCGCGGATCTTGCTGGTCGGCACCCGAGGGGACCCGGCGACGCCGTACGAGTGGACGGAGGAGACGGCGAAGCGCCTGGGCTCGGCGGTCGTCGTGGACTACAAGGGCGACGGGCACACCGGCTACGCGGTCTCCTCCTGCGTACGGGAGTACGCGCACCGCTTCCTGCTCGACGGGCGGCTGCCGACCGGGACGCGGTCCTGCCCCGCCGTGGAGTCGGAGTGA